GCTGATCAAGGAAACCGGCGCTGTCAAAGCCATGGCCCACATCACCGGTGGTGGCCTGCTGGACAACATTCCGCGCGTTCTGCCAAAAGGCGCACAAGCGGTGGTTGACGTTGCAAGCTGGACTCGCCCTGCCGTGTTCGACTGGCTGCAAGAGAAAGGCAACGTCAACGAAAACGAAATGCACCGCGTGCTGAACTGCGGCGTTGGCATGGTTATCTGCGTGGCTCAAGAGCACGTTGAATCCGCGCTGAACGTGTTGCGTGAAGCCGGCGAGCAGCCTTGGGTCATCGGTCAGATCGCTACCGCTGCCGAAGGCGCGGCTCAGGTTGAACTGAAGAACCTCAAGGCTGATTGATGTCCCAGACCTGTGATGTGGTGGTGCTGTTGTCCGGCACCGGCAGTAACTTGCAGGCCTTGATCGACAGCACGCGAACCGGCGACAGCCCGGTTCGCATCGCTGCGGTGATCTCCAACCGCGCCGACGCCTACGGCCTGCAACGCGCCAGGGACGCGGGTATCGACACCCGCACCCTGGATCACAAGGCTTTCGAAGGTCGCGAGGCCTTCGATGCCGCGCTGATCGAACTGATCGACGCCTTCAACCCCAAACTCGTGGTACTGGCCGGTTTCATGCGCATTCTCAGCGCTGACTTCGTGCGCCACTATCAAGGCCGCCTGCTCAATATCCATCCTTCGCTGCTGCCCAAATACAAAGGGTTACACACCCATCAGCGCGCGCTGGAGGCCGGCGACACTGAACACGGCTGTTCCGTGCACTTCGTCACCGAGGAACTCGATGGCGGACCACTGGTCGTACAGGCAGTAATACCGGTAGAGTTGCACGATTCGCCGCAGAGTCTGGCGCAGCGAGTCCATACCCAGGAACACCTGATTTACCCGATGGCCGTACGCTGGTTTGCTGAAGGTCGTTTATCACTCGGTGAACAAGGTGCTTTACTGGACGGACAGTTACTCGCGGCCAGCGGCCACTTGATTCGAACCTAGGAGATTTTATGCGTCGCGCCCTGCTCTTCGCTTGCGCTCTGCTCGCCCTGCCGTTTGCGCAGGCCGCAGACCTTCAACCCTTCTCCGCCAGCTATACCGCCGACTGGAAACAGCTGCCCATGAGCGGCACTGCCGAACGCAGCCTGACCAAGGGGGCCAACGGCGTCTGGAAACTCAGCTTCAAGGCGTCGATGATGATCGCCAGCCTGACTGAAGAAAGCACCCTGACCCTGGACAAGGACACGCTGCTGCCACAGTCCTACCACTTCGAACGTGGTGGCCTAGGCAAAGCCAAGAAGGCCGACCTGGACTTCGATTGGACCAACAAGATGGTCACTGGCACCGATCGCGGTGACGCCGTCAAACTTCCGCTCAATCGCGGCATGGTCGACAAGTCCACCTATCAACTGGCGCTGCAGCATGACGTAGCCGCCGGCAAGAAAAGCATGAGCTATCAGGTTGTCGATGACGGAGAAGTCGATACCTATGACTTCCGCGTGCTGGGCTCGGAGAAAGTCGACACCAAGGCTGGCCAGATCGAAGCGATCAAGGTCGAGCGCGTGCGCGACCCGACACAAAGCAAGCGCATCACCGTCCTGTGGTTCGCCAAGGATTGGGATTATTTGCTGGTCCGTCTGCAACAGGTCGAAACCGACGGCAAGGAGTACAACATCATGCTCCTCGACGGCACGGTCAACGGCAAACCGGTCAAAGGCAGCTGATTCGCTACGACATGAAAGCCCCGCAAATGCGGGGCTTTTTTTCGTCTGGCGTTTGGTTGGGTGAGAGCGATCAGCGCACGGTAAAGCGTTGCTGAGCCAACAGACGGTCGCCCTGGAACACCATGAAACGCCATTCTCCGGGAACGACTTCATGGCTTTCGGTGAACTCGTACGCCATCACGTCCTGCGGAGCACCGGGTACCAGCTTTTGAGTAACTTCCAGTTTGTCGTGACGCACACCATCCGGAGTACGGATGCCCGGGGTGAAATAGAGCAAAGTCAGCGGCTGGTCTTCGGCGACCTTGCCGGCCAACTGGTAACGCATACCGAACTTGGTGCCGAGTTTGGCGGGGACGATTTCGGTTTGCTGGATCTGTTCATTGCTACGGCGCAAAACTCGCTCGCCCGATTGCAGCTCGGCTTTCGGGCCAGCGAACACGCCGTACTCCACTGGGCCTTCGACACGGACTTCGGCACTGGCCAGACCACTGACGAACATCATTGTGGCCAGGGCGGCTAAACGGGTGAGGTGCATGGTGCGCTCCTTGATTGAGATGAGCGCGAGGGTATGACGCGGGGGTGACAGGACGATGACAACCTTGAGTTCAGCAACCCTGAAGTGAGGGGGCTTGCCCAATCCGGGAGTTGAAGTCCCATTGTTACTTCACAACAGCCCGAGGCAGGATCGCCAGGAAATTATCCCGCGCAACCCTTCTGGCAACATCCTCCGGCAAGGCATCAAGAAACGGATCGAAGCTGTGCATTTCCTGACCGAGCTTGTTGAAACGCCCCACCACATCGGAACCGAGCATGAAGCGCTCCGGAAAGCGCTCCACCAGTCTCACCCATTCATCCCGAGGCGTGCCCTGCTCGTCCAGCAGGTAAGGCGTCAGCATGCTCCAGGACAGGTCAACGAACAGATTGGGGTAAGCCTCGAGCATTCGCGACAGCGTCGGCAACAGAAAATCCAGCTGGGTCTGGTGCCGATGAATTTCCGCACTGGTGCCTGCATGAGCCCAGATAAACCGGGTGTGTGGATGATTGCGCAGCGGCTCCTCGACTTCTGCCAGGTACAGCGGAT
This genomic stretch from Pseudomonas wuhanensis harbors:
- the purN gene encoding phosphoribosylglycinamide formyltransferase, coding for MSQTCDVVVLLSGTGSNLQALIDSTRTGDSPVRIAAVISNRADAYGLQRARDAGIDTRTLDHKAFEGREAFDAALIELIDAFNPKLVVLAGFMRILSADFVRHYQGRLLNIHPSLLPKYKGLHTHQRALEAGDTEHGCSVHFVTEELDGGPLVVQAVIPVELHDSPQSLAQRVHTQEHLIYPMAVRWFAEGRLSLGEQGALLDGQLLAASGHLIRT
- a CDS encoding DUF3108 domain-containing protein, producing the protein MRRALLFACALLALPFAQAADLQPFSASYTADWKQLPMSGTAERSLTKGANGVWKLSFKASMMIASLTEESTLTLDKDTLLPQSYHFERGGLGKAKKADLDFDWTNKMVTGTDRGDAVKLPLNRGMVDKSTYQLALQHDVAAGKKSMSYQVVDDGEVDTYDFRVLGSEKVDTKAGQIEAIKVERVRDPTQSKRITVLWFAKDWDYLLVRLQQVETDGKEYNIMLLDGTVNGKPVKGS
- a CDS encoding DUF3859 domain-containing protein, which produces MHLTRLAALATMMFVSGLASAEVRVEGPVEYGVFAGPKAELQSGERVLRRSNEQIQQTEIVPAKLGTKFGMRYQLAGKVAEDQPLTLLYFTPGIRTPDGVRHDKLEVTQKLVPGAPQDVMAYEFTESHEVVPGEWRFMVFQGDRLLAQQRFTVR